The following DNA comes from Methanomassiliicoccales archaeon.
TAATCAAGCTGGACCTCACCGACAACGATGACAAGGCGGTCTATCAGAGCAGCCAGAAGTTCCTGGTCATAGTCATGATACTGGTGGAAGCGATTCCACAGGTGTTCGGATACCTGACCCCGGCCGACTCTCTGGTCACCGGACTTAACGGAACTTTCGGCGGTTCGGGCATACTGGACGGACAGAATATAGCCCGCATAATCATCATATTGCAATTGTGTGTCGGGTCCTATCTGGTCTTCCTTATGGACGAGGTGGTCTCCAAATGGGGCATCGGCAGCGGCGTATCGTTGTTCATCGCCGCCGGGGTAGCCGAAGCGCTTTTCACCGGTACGCTGAACACCGAGGGGTACTACCCGAACCAGGCACTGAGCCTGAACAATCCACCGTCGGGTACGATACCCAAGACCATCTACATACTGACCCATATGTCCGCCTCACAGCTTTCGGCCGGAGGGTACGAACGTATACTGATCCAAAACCCGAACCCCATGATCGCCCTGGTCGGGACGTTGGTCATATTCTTCTTCGTGGCCTACGTGGAATCGGCACGCATAGAACTACCGTTGGCGCACGGCACCGCCCGCGGTGCCCGTGGGCGCTACCCGATAAAGCTGATCTACGCCTCCAACATACCGGTCATTTTGATGGCCGCGCTGCTGGCCAACGTCAGCATGTTCACCATGCTGTTCTACACCAACGACGCGCTCAGCAGCATCCCATTGCTTGGTCACCAGAACTGGTTGGGCGGCTATCCAGCGGGGCAGAACGCCGCCCACTGGGGATTGGCCTGGTACGTTTCCACACCGAACGGTATAGGATATTGGTTACTACCATTGCTCAACCCGAGCTCCTATGGTTCTTACGTGTACGGCCATAGTTCCTGGCAAATAATATTGCACTTGTTTGTTTACCTAGGGCTCATGGTCGGCGGTTCCGTACTGTTCGCCAAGTTCTGGATAATGACCACCAACATGGGTCCGGAGGCTGTGGCTCGCCAGATCGAGTCCAGTGGACTACAGATCCCCGGGTTCCGTCGCGACCCTAAAGTGTTAAAAAGAGTGCTGGAAAGATACATTCCTGTCGTCACCGTGATCAGCGGAGCGACGGTGGGAGCCTTGGCGGCCTCGGCTGACCTGATAGGCACGGTAGGTAATGCCAGCGGAACTGGTGTACTACTGTCAGTGGGCATTATGATCCAGTTCTATGAAGCCATAGGCCGCGAGCAGATGATGGAGATGCACCCGGTGCTGAGGGGCTTTTTCGGAGGGGAGGGCTAATAGATGGCTGACACCCCGGCCCAGGACCCCAAGGCCATGACCAGCAGGATGCTGCTGATCTTCGTCTTCATCCTGGCCCTGTTCGTCATGTTCGACACGAGCCTCCGCGCTGCCCTGGGAGGCATAGTCGGGTTCGCGCTGGAGCCCCTGTGGGGCTTCGGCGGTAGCATTCCAGTAGTATCGCTATTCATCACCGGCGCGTTTATGACCTTCCTGAGCATCACCGTCCGGCACTTCTTCACCGACTACGTGAAACAGGCCGAGAGCCAGAAGGCCATAGGCGCGTTTAACAAGGAGATGAAGCAGGCCCGCCTGGACAACAACACCTACAAGCTGAAGAAGATGATGGAGCAGCAGCCGAAGATCATGCAGGCCTCCATGGCCCAGACCACCACTCAGTTGAAGCTGATGCCGGTGACCATGCTGATCATCATTCCCATCTTCGCCTGGCTGGCGGTGTTCGTCGGCGACCTGGACAGCACGCTCATAACCGTGCCCTGGTCCAACGTGGCCGACCTGAACGCCTCCTATCTGTTCCCGTCCTGGATCCTGCTGTACTCCCTGATCAGCGTGCCTTTCGGACAATTGCTTTCAAGGGGTCTCAGGTACTTCACCTTCAAGAAGAGGTTGAACGAACTAAAGGCTGCCGGGAAATGATAATCACCATCAGCGGACTGATAGGGAGCGGGAAGACCACCGTCTGCAACATGCTGAGTGAGCGTTTAGGCTACCGGACGGTGATATCCGGGCACGTCTTCCGGGAGATGGCCAAGGAGCTGAACATGTCCTTGGAGCAGTTCGGCAAGCTGGCCGAGAAGAACCCCAAGTACGACCGTTTGATCGACGATAGGTTGCTGGCCGTGGCCCGCCAGGAGGACGACGTCATTTTAGAGGGCCGATTGGCTGGCCAGTTGCTCCGCCGCAACGACATACCAGCTTTCTGCGTGTTCCTGGACGCCCCGCTGGACGTGCGCACGAAACGCGTCTCCGGGCGCGAAGGCGTACATTTGGAAGAAGCGATGGCGGAGATGCGCGCCCGCGAGGCGAGCGAAGTGCTAAGGTATCGCAAATTCTATAGCATCGACGTGACCGATCGTTCCATCTACGACATGGTCATCGACACTGGCGCCCTGACCCCGGAGCAGGTGGTCGAGAAGATCGTCTCTCGGGTCAGGGGCGATTGAGATGCTGGTGCGGGACAAGGGCCCGAAGACGCTACCGCAGGGCAAGCGCCCCGAGGAGCGTTCCATCGAGGAGCTGCTCGCCGCCGGCGTCATAATTCTGGACAAGGTGCAAGGTCCTACGTCCCATCAGGTCACCGCCTGGGTGCGGGACATGCTGGGCGTGGAGAAGATCGGGCATGGCGGTACCCTCGACCCGAACGTCAGCGGCGTGCTGCCGATAGCTTTGGGAAAGGCCATACGCATGACCGACCTGGTGCTGCGCTCCGATAAGCAGTACGTGTGCCACCTGTACCTGCACAAATCAGTCCCGGAGGAGAAGACGCGCGCCGTCATCGGCACCTTCGTCGGTTCCATCTACCAAACGCCACCGGTGCGCTCTGCCGTCAAGGTCCAGATGAGGGTGCGCAAGGTGCGCTCCATCGACATACTGGAGATAGATGACCGCAACGTGCTGTTCAAGGTGGACTGTGACGCCGGGACGTACATCCGGACGCTGTGTGTGGACATTGGCGAAGCGCTCGGCGTCGGGGCCAATATGAAGGCGCTGCGACGCACACGGTCCGGAGCGATGACCGAAGAGGACACGGTGACCCTGCAGGACCTGAAGGACGCGACGGTGCA
Coding sequences within:
- the secY gene encoding preprotein translocase subunit SecY — translated: MAEDQKSRLYKLKPITDRLPAVTKPEGHVHFRTKILWVIVILAFYFVMTNIFLYGLDSTKTIDIFAQYRAILAGAQGSLMHLGIGPIVTASIIMQLFVGAKIIKLDLTDNDDKAVYQSSQKFLVIVMILVEAIPQVFGYLTPADSLVTGLNGTFGGSGILDGQNIARIIIILQLCVGSYLVFLMDEVVSKWGIGSGVSLFIAAGVAEALFTGTLNTEGYYPNQALSLNNPPSGTIPKTIYILTHMSASQLSAGGYERILIQNPNPMIALVGTLVIFFFVAYVESARIELPLAHGTARGARGRYPIKLIYASNIPVILMAALLANVSMFTMLFYTNDALSSIPLLGHQNWLGGYPAGQNAAHWGLAWYVSTPNGIGYWLLPLLNPSSYGSYVYGHSSWQIILHLFVYLGLMVGGSVLFAKFWIMTTNMGPEAVARQIESSGLQIPGFRRDPKVLKRVLERYIPVVTVISGATVGALAASADLIGTVGNASGTGVLLSVGIMIQFYEAIGREQMMEMHPVLRGFFGGEG
- a CDS encoding EMC3/TMCO1 family protein; protein product: MADTPAQDPKAMTSRMLLIFVFILALFVMFDTSLRAALGGIVGFALEPLWGFGGSIPVVSLFITGAFMTFLSITVRHFFTDYVKQAESQKAIGAFNKEMKQARLDNNTYKLKKMMEQQPKIMQASMAQTTTQLKLMPVTMLIIIPIFAWLAVFVGDLDSTLITVPWSNVADLNASYLFPSWILLYSLISVPFGQLLSRGLRYFTFKKRLNELKAAGK
- a CDS encoding AAA family ATPase, with product MIITISGLIGSGKTTVCNMLSERLGYRTVISGHVFREMAKELNMSLEQFGKLAEKNPKYDRLIDDRLLAVARQEDDVILEGRLAGQLLRRNDIPAFCVFLDAPLDVRTKRVSGREGVHLEEAMAEMRAREASEVLRYRKFYSIDVTDRSIYDMVIDTGALTPEQVVEKIVSRVRGD
- a CDS encoding RNA-guided pseudouridylation complex pseudouridine synthase subunit Cbf5, which gives rise to MLVRDKGPKTLPQGKRPEERSIEELLAAGVIILDKVQGPTSHQVTAWVRDMLGVEKIGHGGTLDPNVSGVLPIALGKAIRMTDLVLRSDKQYVCHLYLHKSVPEEKTRAVIGTFVGSIYQTPPVRSAVKVQMRVRKVRSIDILEIDDRNVLFKVDCDAGTYIRTLCVDIGEALGVGANMKALRRTRSGAMTEEDTVTLQDLKDATVQWKNGDGSWLRSMIRPMEVLLEPLPKVIVKDNAVDAVSHGADLNAPGVVSLDESIEKGGPVALFTMKGEALGLGTANMSARDMYKAYKGKAVKTVRVFLPEGTYPRMWGDQQ